A single Arachidicoccus sp. BS20 DNA region contains:
- a CDS encoding RagB/SusD family nutrient uptake outer membrane protein produces the protein MKRRVLYKLLMTFAIAVSSCSKDFLSKNPSDAVSSGIYWQTQDDAVRAVTYCYSYIGDFDNRIFLSCATDDSYSWSNWPSDIQYAGNGSATATTGVFEHFWQVLYQAIAASNNVLDNIGKIPSEQISDSLRSRLSAEARFIRAYSYQQLTGMYGAVPLITHIQPTDSFDVSRTSADTISNFIVNELKDAASNLPLSYGSADYGHVTKGAALALLAREELYVGNWTDAAATAKQVMDLGQYSIDNSSDNAYNSLFDGTNKTSPEIILSAQYIKNTYPTGIATWVGGPTVGGWSQVVPLQGLVDAYECTDGKPITESSLYDPNHPYDNRDPRLKFTVAVPGSVINGKIINVADSNSIDALGKNNASLSGYYYKKYVPADISGDYNNNSYNDEVLIRYAEVLLTYAEAKIESNSIDQSVYDAINLIRQRRGVNMPAVQPGLSQSALRMLVRNERHVELAMEGLRLFDIRRWKIGEQVMNGNAYGILNNYNKSRGDYGSHVLVEKRSFVARDYLWAIPQNQIDLSHKLTQNTGW, from the coding sequence ATGAAAAGAAGAGTCCTATATAAACTATTGATGACATTTGCTATTGCGGTGTCTTCATGTTCCAAAGATTTTTTAAGTAAGAATCCGTCTGATGCGGTTTCTTCGGGCATTTATTGGCAAACACAGGATGATGCCGTACGTGCCGTAACATATTGTTATTCGTACATTGGCGATTTTGACAACCGTATTTTTCTGTCCTGTGCTACCGACGACAGCTATTCATGGTCCAACTGGCCAAGTGACATCCAGTATGCGGGTAATGGAAGCGCTACGGCTACAACAGGGGTGTTTGAGCATTTTTGGCAAGTGCTTTATCAGGCAATTGCTGCAAGTAACAATGTGCTTGATAATATCGGCAAAATCCCATCCGAGCAAATCAGTGATTCGCTCAGAAGCCGTTTGTCAGCCGAAGCAAGATTTATAAGGGCATATTCCTATCAGCAATTAACGGGAATGTATGGAGCAGTACCTTTGATTACGCATATCCAGCCTACCGATTCTTTTGATGTGAGCCGTACTTCGGCAGATACTATTTCCAACTTTATTGTCAACGAACTGAAAGATGCTGCAAGTAATCTTCCTTTAAGCTATGGCTCTGCCGATTACGGGCACGTAACAAAGGGCGCTGCGCTTGCATTGCTTGCAAGAGAGGAATTGTATGTAGGTAATTGGACTGATGCTGCAGCTACTGCAAAACAGGTAATGGATTTGGGGCAATATAGTATCGATAACAGTTCCGATAATGCCTATAACAGTTTGTTTGATGGAACTAATAAAACGAGTCCGGAAATAATATTATCAGCACAATATATTAAAAATACCTATCCTACGGGTATTGCTACTTGGGTAGGTGGACCAACTGTCGGTGGTTGGTCGCAGGTTGTACCGTTGCAAGGACTGGTAGATGCTTATGAATGTACAGACGGGAAGCCGATAACAGAATCGTCGCTCTATGACCCGAATCATCCATATGACAACAGAGACCCGAGATTGAAGTTTACGGTAGCAGTTCCGGGGAGTGTTATCAATGGAAAAATAATTAATGTCGCAGATTCCAATTCCATTGATGCACTTGGCAAAAACAATGCGTCATTATCAGGCTATTATTATAAAAAATATGTGCCTGCGGATATTTCCGGCGACTATAACAATAATTCATATAACGATGAAGTATTAATTCGTTATGCAGAAGTGCTGCTTACCTATGCCGAAGCAAAAATAGAAAGTAATAGTATAGATCAATCGGTTTATGATGCTATCAATCTTATCCGGCAGAGAAGAGGTGTAAATATGCCTGCTGTGCAACCCGGATTGTCGCAGTCTGCATTAAGAATGCTTGTGCGTAATGAGCGTCACGTGGAACTTGCTATGGAAGGACTTCGGTTGTTTGATATTCGCAGGTGGAAGATTGGCGAGCAGGTAATGAATGGAAATGCGTATGGTATTCTCAATAACTATAATAAAAGCCGCGGCGATTATGGTTCGCACGTGTTAGTGGAGAAAAGGTCTTTCGTTGCACGTGATTATTTGTGGGCAATTCCACAAAATCAAATAGACCTCAGTCATAAGCTTACACAAAATACAGGCTGGTAA